TGGCGTTGGAGACGGGGAGCCGGTTTGCCATTCGGGAAGGTGGGCGCACCGTCGGTGCCGGCGTCATCACCGAGATCCTGAAGTAAGCATTCGCAGATGGGGGTAGTCAGTAGACGGTAGTCAGTAGTCGGTAGTCAGTAGTCGGTAGGGTGTGGCCCCTCATGTTAATGTTACCGCCTACCTAATACCGTCTGCCGACTACCCCCTTAAGAAAGGATGACCTATGGCAAAGCAGCGAATCCGGATCAAACTG
This sequence is a window from Litorilinea aerophila. Protein-coding genes within it:
- a CDS encoding EF-Tu C-terminal domain-related protein, translated to ALETGSRFAIREGGRTVGAGVITEILK